The genomic region TAACCAAGAAGTGCATAGCACTGAATTCATCACTTTGGCTAGCACAGCTCAAAGAGGGGCAAGGAGACTGCTTATATACTTCTGTGTAGAGTATGTAACATCCATTGGTAACACCTGTGTAGCAATCTGTGTGCAAATAAAATCTATAACATCTTCAACTATGTCAACTGTAGTCTGTTGTGTATatacaaaatcagaaaaatatattcctttttttcttatatacaTTATATAACATGACAACAAAATCTGGAATAGTTTGCAGTAACTTAGATAAGACCAGACTTCCATGATACAGAGCTTTAGAAACACTTCCTCAGCACTTTTTGTCTTGGACCATTGTGATAAAAAAGttgcagaaagaaagcaagctttcgGGACAGTATTCCTCAGCCACCTTTTTCTGATCAATATAATCTATGTCTTCAACACAGTCTTGAGGACTGTGTTCTAGCTTTTTTTCAGTcacagaggcagctgctggagTCTGAACAACTTCTTTTGCTTGATGAATTGTGTTCCCTTTTGCAGGACCCACTGAGGTTAGTAGGCTTGAGCGGGTCAACTTGAGATGAGCACTTCGTGGGCCTTTCCTACATACTTTAGGTTTTAGGACGCTTTTGGGGTCTTGACAgatctgcttctgcttctttagGGATCGAGAGACTTGTTTCCAGTAGGATTTCTGGTTTGCTCCATACTGTGCACAGGTGGAAGGGTGTCCAGAGAATTCGCACCAGAACTGGCTGTCACCATGTTTGCACTCTATGTGCACAGTAGCAGCATTCATATCAGTCACTGCCCAGGTGCACtcagcattttctttggttttaaacttGCCTTTAGGAGatgattttcctccttttgaCTTCCgccctttttcattttcttggttagattcagtttggttttttccaccATCGTCTATGCtttgtcttcccttttttctttccttctgcctttcacAGTTGGCTAGTAGTATCTGGGAGACCAGAATCAACAAACAAAGAAGTCCAAAGCTTTTGATCCTCATGATCTCTGTTTTGCTTGTTATCTgccttcaaaacaaacaaacaaacaaaaatataaaaacattttcacttaaTGCTGGACTCCATTTGACAGTTGCATTATTTCAGACATGGTATTGCACTGCTCTTTGATACCTATTAAAATGATGTTACTGGCAAAATCCTCTGTCCTTGTGTGTGAATAACACCTGGTTTCTAGAACCATTATGTATTATCCTTGAGAACTGTAGATGGCTATGGAGTAAGTCCTTCTGATTCAATTACTTAATTATCTATGCAATGTGGAACAGAAGAGAGTCACTCCCAGGACGTGCTACTGCCCAGTGACTGAGGTACCTTAATTAAAATCTCTTCTTCAGTCAGAGAAGGAATTTGAACCTGGGATTTGTCAATATCTCAGATGGATATCTTAAGTTATAACATGTAAAGCAGTTGTTCCCATGATCTCCCATTTTGTAAACAGCACATAAACGATTTTGACTCCAACCTCTGGCTATTCTTCAAAAATATACCAGACAGAAAGGAAACCATTTGGTTCAAGCTGGGCAAAATTAATTCTTAGGCATCCTGAAAATTGTCTTAGTTCACTAGTTATGccagtatttcagttttctgttgaaaaaaatgaTAGTAGTCTTTCCAGACACCAAAAAATAACTGTTGATGCTCTCTTTGCCACCTTGACTGCTAAACAAACAGAactacttttttgcttttgaagacaCCTACAGTGTACTGGACTGTGTCTAAACCTACCAAATTCAAGGGATAAATATGcaacttcagttttgaaatgtaGCTAGTTAGCAAATTATTATCAAGCTGATCCCTGTGTCTACACAGagcacatttatttctgtaggtGTTTCTCTTTATAAAGCAGCTTTCAGGATCAGAGCTATACCATAATAGTCGAGGGTTTAAATCTGGCATTTAGTTGACTAAATCCCTAAACgtgtttttcagatgtttccaTCATAGCCGTTTCTGTAGCCAAGTTTCcatgttaaaaagaagaaattcatgTGTAGGCATGCTAATAAGGAACCTATTTCAACATTCAACTATCTGCAAATATCTTTAGTTACATAAATTTAGAATCTAGAATACATAGGTAGCAGCAGATGTGAGCAGGTCCTACTTTTGCATAGTTCTTACTTGACTTGCATCATGCCTTATACTATACACGGAGATTTTCACTCCATAAAACCCTCTTTAGAGAACATCATGTGGTATTTACGGTTCTGTTGCAAATACAGCAACTAGTAACGTTAAAATGAGCAACGATGTGACAGTAACCTTCTGTTACAAATGGAACAGTGCAAAAGTAAGATAACTGAAAGACATACCTTGCACAGGGCTTGGAGATACCCAAACGCAACTCCTGAAGCAACTTGCCTCTTTCAAAAGAATCAGAGATAGTTGTAAAAGCAGTGTGGTATTTATAAAGGCAGAGACACACCTTCAGGTCTCCAGCAAGACTATTACAACACAATAGGATACTTGAGTGCCATGTTTACCTCTGACACACCTCCTTGGAAAAGTGCCAGTTCTCATTcttagcacaaaaaaaaaaaaaaaaaaaaaaaagcaacccagcTATGGTGGGGTGACAAGGTGTGTTTGCGTAAATTAGGTGTTACTTTAGCCAAGTCCTTCCCTCTTCATGAACAAGGATAAGAACTTTATTAGATCATGATCTTCTCTAAAAGAGCTTTTCCCAGCCATTGCGGGATGTATCCTGCAATGCCCTCAACAAGTTGCACTACCATTGTGTTTAGCAGAATTTGGGTAGTAGTGTTCAGtgtttttttgtgaaatgaaaaccattccacaaagcatttcaaagttAGCTTTGCAACATTTCATTACCGCCTGTCACAAAAATGTATTggagaacatttaaaaatcaaaatatgttaTTATTCTGCATTAAGGACAGCATTCACTATGGTGAGATGGTCATAAACACAAAGCTCAGAAACAAATTCAAGCTCCCTCAGAATTAGTGACTGTACGGGGTCTAAGAGCTGGGATCAACTGCACAGGACTGATCTatgctcctctctctctgccagCTTTTGTGTATGTAAAGAGGTGGGTTACATCATCAAATTTTATTATGGGACCATGTCTAATGCATATTAACCTGAAAAAGATGATGACAGTGGAAGAACAAGCATtagacaaatataaaaatgcattcagagTTGGGAATAGGCGTCCCCTAAAGAATGGGTAGAGCAGCTAGTGCCTTTGTAGCTCAGTTGCTTCAGGTGGTTTTACTGGAGAAAAGTGGGACATTTATCATATATGCTTGGGAAATACTTAAAGAATAAAAGGTGGGATGCAAGAAGAGATAAAAGTAGAAATTGGTGTAAGATATAGGCAGGTCTTCGTCTTTGACTCTTTCCCATCAGACATAAATGGAATGAGACAAAGGGACAAAGCTTTAGGCAAGGCATTGTCTGGACTGGTTTGGTCATGAGGAGACTCTTAACTTTCTGTAAAACAATCAGAAgccaaaaaaggaagaaaaagtgtaaTTCTGCAATGAGTGCAGGACAGAAATGTGGGGAATGGGATTCATTTACTTGAAATACCAAGGGTCTGATCTGTGTGCCAGGACTACCTCTTAATCTATGTATGTTCAGCTACCTTTGATGCTTTCTGATCAAGTTCAGCCATCAGATCTGCCTTGCGTGCTTTTGATTGGCATGATTTAGTAAGAAACTAATCACAACAGTCCACTAAATGTGAAAGATTTGTGGTTAGCACTGGCAAGGGCTAATGAATAGGGGTAAGGATGACTCAAggatcagaaaatatttaacagtgtGTCAGGTTGGATGGAAATCAGAGAACGAGGATAATGTAAGAGACAAGTAAAGGAGGGACCATCTTGCTCAGGAATCCTAAACTAACACCACATAGTATGCACAGTATCTTCTGGAATATTAGTATTTAGCAGGTATCCTCAAAACTGTGCAGCTGGATTAGTGTGGCTATGTGCCCTAGCTAATGAGCCTCTCATCAGGGCTAATTACTTTGGGGACCGCATCAAGCCAAAGGGGCTACACTACTTCAGGTTCTGACACTAATTCAGGTATGGCTTCATCATGCCCCATTGCCTTGTGTAAGTATActataaattgatttttgtgTGACAGATTAGGGGGTTGGTTCAGGCatatcaccaaaaaaaacccctgccaAACCACCAACACACACCTCCCTACTGTGGCTGAACGTCTACAAatagggaagagagaaaagttaCGAAGTATGTAAGGAACCATGGGCAACGGGACCAAGCACAAGGTTTACAGTAAGGAACTACGCGTtcctgtcccagctctgccacagacttTCTCAGACATACACACTACGAGATGCCAGATGTTCTTTACCTGTAAAGGGAATATTCTCGTAGATGATgttgcaatgattttttttgttggcgTTTACAAAATACCGTTTACTGGTGAAACTAATCACAAtgtattgaaaatatttaagccCTCCACCATTCATCACTTCCAAAATTGTCTATTTTGACAGCTTTGCCTGGCAAAATAGGTTTCAATGTCAGTCTTGGTTCAGCTGCCCCATTGTTGATGGGACACCTCAGTGTACTCTTCCTACTTCATAAAAATGGgggagacagggagagaaaaggctGCACAAGAGAAGATTTGCCTTTCTGTTGCTTTGATATTCCCTCCCTGAGGTCATGGCAGACTGGACACACGTTAGCTCTTGCCATCTTTAGCATGCAGAAACTTCTGTAGAGAATTCTACAGTCGAGTGCTTGTTGATATGGGCAATTACATCTTTGAGATGATCCACCTTGACCCAGCTGGACCTCTTGCCTAACCTGCTTAGATAATTTCAAAATCCCAGTAAACCAAGATTTACTTATTTAGGTGTATAAAATATAGCCTCAGTCTATGGAGGTTGGCCTGGATACCCTGCAGTTTTATTGTTATGCCCCCAGaatatatttttggtttgttttgttttaattaggCATGAACTGATGTCTTATGGATGCCTTTTACCTACCTGAGCATATAGTGTATATTCATACTGTACCCCAACAAtcctgctgggagctgcctcATCAGGTGATcagaacatttgttttcttcaactTTCATCTTGAAAAAAAGTACACAAAATTAAAGTAGGACCTCCATTTTTTAGGGCTTAATTAGCACCTAATTGTCCACAAAAAATTGCTGCAAAACCTTGTTTATACTATGATTTCCAagaaaggtttggtttttttctgtcatgcacattttaaaatataccttAGTCTTGCCCTTAGGAGAGCTGAAACGCTGTTTGCTTGTAAACTGCAAGGCACAGTTTTGCCGCAGAACAAGCAGTGCAGACTAGTAATCAAAAGCCAATTTGATCCATGCAACATATGGCAAGCCTGAACAGCTAATTTGGCAAGATCAAATTTATGGGGATCTGTTTACTTATTAAGATagaaaggcacagaaaacatttggcaACACTACCAAATAAAAGTAATCACTGAGAATTACAACCATGGATGCCCAAATCCCGATGTGAGTTTTGTATTGAAAATCTTAATCCAGACATATTCCTGCTGCCTTTTGACTAAAACTTGAGGCAGttaatcagcatttttaaattttcattagaaCTGTTACAATTAAATCTAGCTGGTGTCTTTCTGCTGTTCaagcaaagagaggaagaggtTTTATCCTTATTCCAAACTATGATTCATTGATGTGGAAGAAGTGCAGTATTTTCTAAGTTAGTCCTTATTGCTGCTTATATATTATccacaaatacatatatttttgtataggaaattattattatttaaactaTTAGTTGCATTGGTGCATTATTGGCAAACTGCAGTTTGCTTGTGTCATCTTTGTGACATTGTGAAGCTCCTGTTCATTTATAGTTTTTTCCCCCGCagaataaaaagttaattttatatacaaacagcaaaaagttaatttaatttacaaatagTAAATGATCAATGAATTCCCTAGACCACCTACAAATATGGATCCATGTAAAAATATCAGCTATTTGTCAGTCATATGCGTAGACACCAGGATGTTCACTGTGCAAATGCTCAGGCAGAGTGAATTAATACAGATCCAGCATCAGTGAAGTGAACAGCTGCttacatttcaaattaatgtCTGTTAGTACCATTCCGCAGCATTCAAGCAATCCTGATGATAGAGAGTGACTCTCTGCATCAGGTAACGTTCCAAGAATATAAAAGGAGGACTTCATTTTAATGGGACTCCAGGGACGTGTGTAGAATCAGTCCCTCTGTTACAATATTCCTTTTAGCTTAAACAGTTTGCACACAGGCTTCCTTGAACACTGTGTCACCTGGCACACCATACCTAACAGCAGTTCTCTACAGTGAGTTTGCAAACTGTGTTAAAAGAACAGGGTCGGGCATGTGTATTATAAACCTCACTTTCTACATTTACATATACACTAGaagtgaatatatatatttgctgCAAGACCTGAAGAATGAATGATATTGAGCACTCTACATCTAgagttcctttaaaaattagcaGCCTGAATAAATGGATGATGTTAAGCTGCAGTTACTTTCAGGGGGAGTGGAGggtgtggggggttttttgtttgttttcaatgtgACTAGCGTTCCAGGTGTTCCCTGCAAGTATACCATCAATGTATGTAAATCCAACATTTTCAGTGTATAGTACATGCATTCTTAATATGCAATTCTTACTATAATTAAAACAGACTAGCCTGTTCATGTACTGTTTACTAATGAAATATAATCATGTACAGGCTGTAGGCGTACaccattttgctgaaaataccTGCTGAAAGACTAAGTATATTAACAAACGTGGCAGTCATACCCCTACCTCCAAGTGCAGTACCCTTTTTACTGTGCTGGTGGGTTGTTCTCTGGTACCTCACTTCCATCCCTAGGTAAACAAGCTTCAGGCAAGGAACTTGtaactttatttcctttttaattctgtgagtCTAGTATCTACAAAAGACAGTAAGCTGACAGCCCTAAATGCTGAAGCCCTTTTAAGTAGCAACAAAGAAGTTGTCACAGGGGCAGTGGCACCAGTGCCAGATTTTCTGTACTCACCGCCTGTGCccaacacttcagaaaaatattccatagCCTACTGGCATTTCTCTGGAAGAGGctagttaatttaaaatgcagtgatgGTTTCAGTGTATTGAGATGTGTTTACTAACTACTTTACATGGAGGCGTAATTATTTGAAAGGAGGTTGAAAAAAACTCATCAGTTaacaataattttcagttaCTTCTGACCTGGAGGAAAAttcatattatttaaataaatatgaaaaaaaaggcaccagACTCTCTCTTCACTGAGTCTATAGCAGTGTCCAATTATTTCACAAACTGGCCCAAACTGACAACTGAATTTGGCAGAACAGCATCTAACTGAAAACCGGTATCGCGAAACCCAAataagaaaggaacaaaaactAGTTAATTCAAACAAGTGTTAACTTTAAGTTAATCACAGAACAACAGAAACCGTATGACTGCTGTATGCTAATTACAAGCTAATAAAAAGGAGAGCACCTTACAAGACTAAATGGTAAGGTTATTTTATAGCAAACTCCAGTTCATGCTGAGGTTCCCATTTGCAGATGCTCTGACATTTCCATTATGAACTAAATTCCTGAAGCACTAGTAAATTAAGTGACCACTGCTCCTTCATGCAATGGTTAACTGAGTGAAACTAACAGCTTAATAATTTCAGTCATCATTTGTAGTCCTAGTATTACTGATTACCTTCCTCATCTATGAATTCAGTAGTTTTTATTAGCAGTGTTATTCTTCATTTACTTGCTGCATTATGGTAGcaacattttgattaaaatgttctgaaattcaTTACTGCCAAGGTGTAGTTTCTCTTCAGCAGAGGTCTAACCCTCTTGGCTCCCAGCTTATACGTGGCAGTTAGCAGTTGTCAATCTATTACCTAGCTGCTTATTGAACACAGGTTCACATGCggtcagaaaaggaagagtttgtTTTCAGACTTGCAGAGTGTTGCTTTATCTTGGTAGGCAAGGACagaagtgttttcagaaaaatgtaggTGGTTTTAATTAACCCAAGGAGGTCCAAGCCAGTGATGGCGCAGAACCATTAGGAATGTCTTTCTGAAATGATGAGAAAATCcctcattttgtttcattagatAACACAGAGGAAAATTCTGTGGACCACATGTATACAGGAGACAGAAAACTTTGATGCCAAATGGAGTTTACAGAGTGTTTCACCTTGGCAGGAGGAGGCCATCCGAATTTGAACAAGGATAGGAAAACTTGAGATGCCTCCTCTCCCTTAATTTTATTGTGAAAGTATGTTGAACCAACCttaaagaaagttttccttGATTTTGAAACAATTCAAAGACAAAGAAGTATAAATAATTGCCTTTGCTAACTACACATGGTTACCTGCTTCTATACAGGATGTTAAATGCTGATACAATTATAAAGATGATTGTTGCTGTACAAGAGTTGGTGAAAACATATCCCAATCCAAGCAGATCCTAAGATTTTGGTCCCTGCATATTTGTATCTGATAATGCTGCAGGCTCACCAAAGAAGAGATGAGATTTGatagatacaaaaaaaaatatctggttgtggtttttttttttttttctttaggatttAGCTTTCAAAGAATACAAAGGCTatattttataaaggaaaaaatcttggaagaaaaatcacGTAAAATGGAGGGATACTATACTGAACTGTGTGTTTCATACTGATTTTTCCAATATCAGGAAGAACTTAACctcaaaatctgaattttacacattttcatttaattttggcTCTAATGGAAGTTAGAATACTCTATCTCAATCATAGCTAAAGATTCTCCTAGCACAAACATTTCATTGTCCTGTGATTTTATTTGAGCAGGCTGGCTGCTTGATTTATTAGCACAGATTCACTATATTCAGGGCATGCTCAAGTTGCTTTTGCAGCCAGGGGAAGCAACTACTGACTAATTGCCATCTTAGTCTGTTAAGACTTTCATAGTTTAGAGCAATGCAAGAGCCTGTCTGTCTGACCggaaaagcttcagaaagaCAATCAGACAAAGGATTGCTCTCctacagaaagataaaatgagtaaaataataaaaagatgcCATTGTAAATTACTGCCATTAGGCTGGAGTCTACTCAGGGTAATGGCAAGTCATGCATATCTATGAGAAGGAAGAATTTGACACATTACATGAAATCATCTGACACCTATCCCTAGAACACAAGCAACTGTCTTAGGGGCAGTGCTGTTTACCATAAGCACTGAGCTTAATGCTCCAATCAAAAAATTCTTTCAGCTGTCATGAGTGCCTGATCTCTCATTAAAGCACTGCAGTAAAAATCCCCATATGCTTATTCAgatgaacagctgaaaaaaaatctttgcgTTAAGGCAATACTGGTGGAGTTACTACAGGCAGATGAGGGTAAGATATGAGATTCAGCCCTCTCCTAGTTCTAATCCACCTTCTCATAAaggtaagattattttttttcttagtgggAATTTGAAATGACTTAGGCacttgttttagtttttttctgatgtataCAGTCTCCACTGAATTACTTCCTTTATAGGCAGCAAAAAACCTAATTGATCCTGCATAGGTGAAGGGAACCAAGATCAGCTGAGGGTTAGAGTGTGGTTTGGAACATTTCAAATATTGACTAGATCAGTGGTGAAATTTTTCTACACCCTGGTGTGGTTGCAGAGTGATACAGGATGAACATGAATGGAGTCAAAGACAGAATATGTACGGGCCAAGATGTGGTATATTAGAAAGACATTCTTTCCTAGCTGCTGGCCACTTTATTTGAGGTTGTGTCTGGGCTTCTGTAAACCACATCTGATCTGAACTGATATAatcaacagtattttttttcaaggaagatGCAGTGATTATCTTTTCTACCTTTTACTTTAAGAAATCAATGCAACTTAGATTTCCTTTCtagtttttttctaatgcagacCTGGTCAGAACAGATGGACTTTCAAAAGTCTGTTTTTGATCTCAGTGATAGCTCTGGTCTTTGCCTGTTCTCAGGATTCTTTCCATAAAGCTTAAAGCTGTTCTGTAAATAGATAAAGATGTACCAATAAATAtacatgtgcatatatacacaaatgtatatatataatacaaTATGATATAATATAATGTaatgtaatataaaattatataataaGCATTGaatagttttcttccttccattaCAGTTCACTAATAtcagtggttttatttgtatatttgttGAAATAAAGGGTGCATATATGTGTGGAGAGAGTAGAATAGATGGATCTACTCTGACTAAGGAAGTATATTGTGTAAACTCTTATGAGTTTATCAGTGCCTgataatttttggtttttagcaCTGGTTCCAAGCACAGCAAGATGTTTCTAGCACTTGCTATGGaataaacattcattttaagtacactttttaaatatagcaggaaaatggaaacaggAACCAAGTAATTGTTCCAGGAAAAGGAAACCAGGAACCAGGAATGGAAAACCAGGGACTTTATGGTGTAGGAGACTGTGCTGGGTCTGACTGggatggaattaattttttatagcagcccatatggtgctgtgttttaaatttgtgaCTAGAACAGTGCTAataacacactgaagttttaGCTATCACTcaacagcatcaaggccttctctgtttcttgctCTGTGCGTGGGCAAGagattgggaggggacacagccaggagagctgaccccagctgaccagaGGGACCTAAGGGATACTCCAGACGATGTTGAGCGCAGCAATAAAACAGGCGGTAGTCTTTCTAGAGTAGCCATTGcttggagactggctgggcatcagccTGCTTGTGAGAGGTGTAGAATGAATGTCTCTGCATCacttggtgggttttttcctatcTTCCCTTCActtattaagctgtctttatctcaacccacatttttttctctcttttgctcttccgattctctcctccatcccactggggagggggagtgagtggctgGTGGGTGCCTCATTGCTGTCTGgcgtcaacccaccacagagaCTTCAATCCTGCAAGTAACTatcagaaatttttatttcagtggattCCTGTTGGAAAGAAACCAACAGAGAGTTCAGTCCATGTGCAGAACTTCCCCTTCATTCCCCTTCACTAAAAATACTGATGGCCAAGCTACACTGATACGACCTTGGCTCCATGCCTCTAGACCACAACAGTTATCACAGCAAAGACAACACGAAGGTACAGTCACAGTTGTGACAACTCCTTTGCTGATTTAGATTACTAcatttgaagaaattatttcagctacATGGAAAAAGTGATCTTGGGCTAACACAAGCTATGCCTTCACAAGTCATGTCAGCCACTGTAGCCTGACCTATGTGCTGACAGGATTAGCCATA from Aquila chrysaetos chrysaetos chromosome 1, bAquChr1.4, whole genome shotgun sequence harbors:
- the LOC115342544 gene encoding fibroblast growth factor-binding protein 1-like, whose protein sequence is MRIKSFGLLCLLILVSQILLANCERQKERKKGRQSIDDGGKNQTESNQENEKGRKSKGGKSSPKGKFKTKENAECTWAVTDMNAATVHIECKHGDSQFWCEFSGHPSTCAQYGANQKSYWKQVSRSLKKQKQICQDPKSVLKPKVCRKGPRSAHLKLTRSSLLTSVGPAKGNTIHQAKEVVQTPAAASVTEKKLEHSPQDCVEDIDYIDQKKVAEEYCPESLLSFCNFFITMVQDKKC